AGGGATCTTTTAGGCCTACAATCCCCAAAAGGATCAAGTTTCTGTCTTCTAATGTTTGCTGTATTTTTCCACTGGCATCATCGGCTTCTGTTATTTGCTTGTGAGCAAATGCAATGCATCTGAGACTGCTGGCAGCCATGCCCTGTattatttcttcaaatttcttcCTCTCAAGATGATCAAGTAATGTGACTTCTCCTTCAAGATTGTAGTAATGCGAGCACATTGCTAGTATCATTTCAGCAGCTCCTTTCCAGTGGACATGAGTCGAGTTATCCACCATTTTCTTCATCAACACTCCACTTCTTTTCTTCTGTGAATTGAATGCTTCGACATGAAGAATggagcaattttgttttactcGTTCCATGTCCATATTTAATTCCATCACAGCCCAAGACAGAATTGCTTTCTCAGTAGGACTTCCTGAGAACTCGAGGCCCTTTGTTCCTAAATTAATCGACCTATAAACACTTCCTGTTGTGTTTAGGCTCACAGCTTCACGAAGCAATTTAAGAACATTGGTTGAGATAGAAAGGTAGCTATCTTTCTCTACTGATTCCTTGCCCAGCCAAAATTTTGTTACTGTCATTCTATTTAGAGTAAGAGTACCTGTTTTGTCTGTACAGATGGTTGTAGCAGAGCCCATTGTTTCACAAGCAGAAAGCTTTCTCACCATTGCTTGATCAGCCATCATTCTCTTCATCGAGTAAGCAAGTGTAAGTGTTACAGCCAGAGGCAAACCTTCTGGAATTGCAACAACTACAATTGTTACGGCTGCAGCAATAATTTTCACCACAGCATTGATCACATCATCAGCCTTTGTTTTGCTGCCATTGTACTCCTTGATTCCATTTGCGTCCTTTGTATGACCAGTGAAGTAGCGAACTAATAGCACCAAAAGAACTAAGAAAGCAACTGCTAAACCAACTTTACCAATTGCTGAAGTTAGCTTATTGAGGCGCGATTGAAGAGGAGTTTTCTCATTGGAGTCCTGGCTAACAGAGCTCATCATTTCCCCCCAAGTTGTGTTCATTCCAACAGAAGTAACAAGCATCTGACCATATCCATCGGCTACTTTGGTACCAGAAGTCAAGAATGGATTCTGGTTTTGATTAACTTCTAGATGATCACTTTCTCCAGTCATGCTTGATTCATCAATGCGTAAGGAATGCCCCTCCAAGAATAATCCATCAGCAGGTACCTGATCACCAATCTTCAAGCGAACAACGTCTCCGACAACAATTTCAAAGATTGAAATTTGCTGTCTCCTGCCATTTCTCACAACTTCAACTGGGATATTGCTGCTGACCTTGGAAAGCTTCTCAAATTGCCGGCTCTGCCTAAAATTACTGATAGCTGAAACAGAAATGACAAGAAAAACAGCAACAAATATACTTCCACCATCATACCATCCTTCTTTTGGACCATTCTCTTTTATGCCAAAACTAAGTGATAATGCAGCACATGCCAAAAGAATGGCAATTGTAGGATCTTGAAAAGCTTCCCAAACAAAATGGAAGAATCCCTTTTTGGGAGGCTTACGATATGTGTTGCTACCAAAGGCTTCAATTCTGCGTAAAATATCTTCGGCATCATGACCATTTAATCCATGCTGAACTTCAGTATTGAGAGAAGTAGCTATACCTTGAATACCACCTAATTGGTCAAGCTGACCAAGGCTTTTCTCCTTGACAAGCTTTGTTAGAGTTGTCTGATCAACCTTGCAAGGGCAGGGATGAACTTCGGCAATATCGATAGTAACCGTGTCTGAAGGTACTGGTAAAATCTTGCTCTTTCTACGACTTGGAACATTTTTGAAGGCCCTTGAACAACATATGGTCAGAAAAGCAGAGCCCCATTTCTTTTTGGTATTGTTCAGTTTACTAAGGTGCACAACCAGGTTAATGCAGGACAAATTTGCATCAACTATTGAAGGCATAATTTCGAAAGCCAATGATAGCTGCTAAGTAAAAGAATGTTGAGATTTTCTATCTCACACAAGATAAAAGGAGAGCCAATGTACAAAGTATAAATGTAGGCAAGATAAAAGCTCACTGTAGGTTCACGATTTCAACCAATTTGACCGACTGCatgaaaagattttagaaaaactGTTGCATGAGTTGGTTGATGCAATATTCGGTGGCTGCCTCTATTTATATTGCATATTATGCATGAAGCATCTGGTACGACGTTTCTTTCTTGTCCGAAGGTCTAATCCATGGGGCCTAGCAAACAAATAGTTCAAATGTAATGAGCATAATTGACTTTAAaagtgaaagaaaaggaagatgagGAAAACTGAAAAGAGCTGGAATTTACTGGTAATAATTCCAAAtagtggttgtgtttattcTAGGGAATTTATGCAAAATGTCTAAGAAATATTCCACGTTAAGAATGCGAGGATAAGAATAATAGAATGAGAACATTGCAAGGGAAAACTCAATGAACAAGTCTGAAAAGTACTAGGAAATGCACCGCCACTGGCTTGGGGCGCGTGCGGTTGTAATGTGTTCGAAGTTACTTAACCTAAAGCATAATTGACAAAGTCAAAGAAGCGAGTGTACGCGCCAACGCGGCAGAGCGAGTTTCTGTTTCTGCCCGGCTGTGTTTGGATAGCCAAATAATGATAAGAAATTATTTGCTTACATTATAGATATAATTTTTAACatatctttttatcttcttaattattattttttattttatatacatcatatcacaaaaaatgctacagtaattattttaaataatattttattcaaacgcattattcatttatttatttaatttttttttcttgtttgggaGATAATTTTCCTTAGGAGGTCTCTTAAAAAGATTGAACAAGCGAGTAATCATTGACAAAAATCACCCTTCAATTAAATTTATTATTCTCATATAAAACTTAACG
This Coffea arabica cultivar ET-39 chromosome 3e, Coffea Arabica ET-39 HiFi, whole genome shotgun sequence DNA region includes the following protein-coding sequences:
- the LOC113734891 gene encoding putative calcium-transporting ATPase 13, plasma membrane-type; the protein is MPSIVDANLSCINLVVHLSKLNNTKKKWGSAFLTICCSRAFKNVPSRRKSKILPVPSDTVTIDIAEVHPCPCKVDQTTLTKLVKEKSLGQLDQLGGIQGIATSLNTEVQHGLNGHDAEDILRRIEAFGSNTYRKPPKKGFFHFVWEAFQDPTIAILLACAALSLSFGIKENGPKEGWYDGGSIFVAVFLVISVSAISNFRQSRQFEKLSKVSSNIPVEVVRNGRRQQISIFEIVVGDVVRLKIGDQVPADGLFLEGHSLRIDESSMTGESDHLEVNQNQNPFLTSGTKVADGYGQMLVTSVGMNTTWGEMMSSVSQDSNEKTPLQSRLNKLTSAIGKVGLAVAFLVLLVLLVRYFTGHTKDANGIKEYNGSKTKADDVINAVVKIIAAAVTIVVVAIPEGLPLAVTLTLAYSMKRMMADQAMVRKLSACETMGSATTICTDKTGTLTLNRMTVTKFWLGKESVEKDSYLSISTNVLKLLREAVSLNTTGSVYRSINLGTKGLEFSGSPTEKAILSWAVMELNMDMERVKQNCSILHVEAFNSQKKRSGVLMKKMVDNSTHVHWKGAAEMILAMCSHYYNLEGEVTLLDHLERKKFEEIIQGMAASSLRCIAFAHKQITEADDASGKIQQTLEDRNLILLGIVGLKDPCRPGVKKAVEDCQYSGVKIKMITGDNVFTARAIATECGILKPDLEANDELVVEGVEFRNYTDEERMEKVDKIVVMARSSPFDKHLMVKCLKEKGHVVAVTGDGTNDAPALKEADIGLSMGIQGTEVAKESSDIVILDDNFASVATVLTWGRCVYSNIQKFIQFQLTVNVAALVINFVAAISAGEVPLTAVQLLWVNLIMDTLGALALATERPTKDLMDKPPVGRTEPLITNIMWRNLMSQALYQIAVLLTLQFKGKSIFGVSEKVNATLIFNTFVLCQVFNEFNARKLESKNVFEGIHRNKLFLGIIGVTIILQVVMVEFLKRFANTERLNWGQWGACIGIAAASWPIGWIVKCIPVPDRPVFSYLKWKKFC